A region from the Arthrobacter gengyunqii genome encodes:
- a CDS encoding PH domain-containing protein, with protein MPSEAIDPDGLSWEHISPRYLTVRLIGWAVETLLTVAVTCVPLILLSMGIWTWVPDWLAWGLPALTAAGYLWRGVLLPRQVRAVCYAERNEDFLLRRGIFFQRTLVVPYGRMQYVDVTVGPLERAFGLCSLKLHTAAPGTNADLPGLPASEGARLREHLSERGETQLAGL; from the coding sequence ATGCCTAGCGAAGCCATCGATCCGGACGGTCTGTCCTGGGAGCACATCTCGCCCAGGTACCTCACAGTCCGCCTCATCGGCTGGGCGGTGGAAACCCTGCTCACCGTGGCCGTCACCTGCGTTCCCCTGATTCTTCTGAGCATGGGGATCTGGACCTGGGTTCCGGACTGGCTGGCCTGGGGCCTTCCAGCGCTGACCGCCGCCGGATACCTCTGGCGCGGAGTGCTGCTGCCGCGCCAGGTGCGTGCCGTCTGCTACGCCGAGCGCAACGAGGACTTCCTGCTGCGCCGCGGCATCTTCTTCCAGCGAACTCTCGTGGTTCCCTACGGCCGGATGCAGTATGTGGACGTGACGGTGGGACCGCTCGAACGTGCCTTCGGCCTGTGCTCCCTGAAACTGCACACTGCCGCGCCCGGAACCAACGCTGATCTCCCTGGCCTGCCGGCCTCCGAGGGTGCACGCCTGCGTGAGCACCTGTCCGAACGCGGCGAAACGCAGTTGGCCGGACTGTGA
- a CDS encoding DUF3180 domain-containing protein, translated as MGSIRYRWLAVIILASGAAGWLVNDWATRNSLPAPVLSVFGLLTVLLISGATLVLGLRVRRWQQGSRDRELDPIAAARTLVLAQATAYAGSLLFGWHAGIFLEQLPLWSLRPGHAATWGSLAMIAGGVLMISVGLLVERFCRLPPGDSNGRGTAARPDAPDEREDGEYA; from the coding sequence GTGGGAAGCATCCGATACCGCTGGCTCGCCGTCATTATCCTGGCGTCCGGGGCGGCCGGCTGGCTGGTTAACGACTGGGCCACCCGCAACTCGCTGCCCGCACCGGTCCTGAGCGTCTTCGGGCTGCTGACCGTCCTGCTGATTTCGGGAGCCACCCTCGTTCTGGGGCTGCGGGTGCGGCGCTGGCAGCAGGGCAGCCGCGACCGGGAGCTGGACCCGATTGCTGCCGCCCGCACGCTGGTCCTGGCCCAGGCGACCGCGTACGCGGGTTCGCTCCTGTTCGGCTGGCACGCCGGAATCTTCCTCGAGCAGCTGCCCCTGTGGTCCCTGCGTCCGGGGCATGCTGCCACCTGGGGGTCATTGGCTATGATCGCCGGAGGGGTGCTCATGATCTCCGTTGGTCTGCTGGTGGAACGTTTCTGCCGGCTGCCGCCGGGTGATTCAAACGGGCGCGGCACCGCCGCCCGCCCGGACGCCCCGGACGAACGGGAAGACGGAGAATATGCCTAG
- a CDS encoding Rossmann-like and DUF2520 domain-containing protein, which yields MNSSDTSTAEKRRRGRLGIGVIGAGRVGAVLGAALRAAEHAVVGVSAVSEESRERAANLLPGVPILEIPDIVERSELVLLAVPDDALGPLVSGLAATNAWQAGQLVAHTSGRFGTEILEPARRAGAIPLALHPAMTFTGMSLDLTRLADCSFGVTAPTAVLPIAQALVVEMGAEPVVIDEADRVNYHLALAHASNHLVTIAAQSTQLLKDIGVENPDRLLGPLMRASLENALASGEHALTGPVARGDAGTVAAHLEEMAAQDSAGLRDTYRALSLATALRAIDRGLLSETRGKAVIDALTRDADGQ from the coding sequence ATGAACAGCTCTGATACGAGCACCGCAGAGAAGCGGCGGCGCGGCCGGCTAGGCATCGGCGTGATCGGCGCCGGCCGGGTTGGAGCCGTCCTCGGCGCGGCCCTGCGCGCAGCTGAGCACGCCGTCGTCGGCGTTTCCGCAGTGAGCGAGGAAAGCCGTGAACGCGCCGCCAACCTGCTGCCCGGCGTCCCCATCCTGGAGATTCCCGACATTGTGGAACGCTCTGAACTGGTGCTCCTGGCCGTTCCCGATGACGCCCTGGGGCCGCTGGTTTCCGGACTGGCGGCAACCAACGCCTGGCAGGCAGGACAGCTTGTTGCCCACACGTCGGGCCGCTTCGGCACGGAGATCCTCGAGCCGGCCCGCCGGGCCGGCGCCATCCCGCTGGCCCTGCATCCGGCCATGACCTTCACCGGCATGAGCCTGGACCTGACCCGGCTGGCGGATTGCTCCTTCGGCGTGACGGCACCCACTGCCGTGCTGCCCATTGCCCAGGCACTGGTGGTGGAGATGGGTGCCGAGCCGGTGGTCATCGACGAGGCGGACCGGGTCAACTACCATCTGGCGCTGGCGCATGCCTCCAACCATCTGGTCACTATCGCGGCCCAATCCACCCAGCTGCTCAAGGACATTGGCGTGGAAAACCCGGACCGCCTGCTGGGTCCGCTGATGCGCGCTTCGCTGGAAAACGCCCTGGCCTCCGGCGAGCATGCCCTGACCGGCCCCGTTGCCCGCGGAGACGCCGGAACCGTGGCAGCCCACCTCGAGGAAATGGCAGCCCAGGACAGTGCCGGGCTGCGGGACACCTACCGTGCCCTTTCACTGGCCACCGCGCTGCGGGCCATCGACCGCGGGCTGTTGAGTGAAACCCGGGGCAAGGCCGTCATCGACGCCCTGACCCGGGACGCGGACGGACAATGA
- the lysS gene encoding lysine--tRNA ligase has translation MRIRAEKRARLIASGSEAYPVGVERTHSLKEIREKFGHLQADETSGETVGVTGRVVFIRNTGKLCFATLQEGNGTRVQAMLSLAVVGEEALAEWKALVDLGDHVFIRGEVISSRRGELSVMAESWSMASKALRPLPVLHAGLNEETRVRQRYVDLMVREEARDMVYKRAAIIRGVRDTLHNHGYVEVETPMLQLIHGGAAARPFETHLNAFDQKMTLRIATELYLKRAVVGGIERVFELGRIFRNEGVDSTHSPEFTTLECYEAYADQYVMADRIKEIILHCADLVGSRQIETEAGTIDLDGEWKWLSVYPGLSEAVGEEITPDTSAETLRGIAEKHDVKVDPKWDAEKLVVELFGEIVEPTLIQPTFVYDYPPSAQPLARPNRNDPRLIEAWDLIIGGMERGTAFSELIDPVIQRERLTAQSLKAAGGDDEAMALDEDFLRALEYGAPPMGGIGLGIDRLVMLFTNTGIRETILFPLLKPEMG, from the coding sequence ATGCGCATCCGCGCAGAGAAGCGGGCTCGTCTCATCGCCAGCGGTTCAGAGGCCTACCCGGTGGGTGTGGAACGCACGCACTCCCTTAAAGAGATTCGGGAAAAGTTCGGGCACCTGCAGGCCGATGAGACCAGCGGCGAGACTGTCGGCGTGACCGGCCGCGTCGTCTTCATCCGCAACACCGGCAAGCTGTGCTTCGCCACCCTCCAGGAGGGAAACGGCACCCGCGTGCAGGCCATGCTCAGCCTGGCTGTCGTTGGCGAAGAGGCCCTGGCCGAGTGGAAGGCCCTCGTGGATCTCGGGGACCACGTCTTCATCCGCGGCGAAGTCATTTCCTCGCGCCGCGGCGAGCTCTCGGTCATGGCTGAATCATGGTCCATGGCCTCGAAGGCACTGCGCCCCCTGCCGGTGCTGCACGCCGGATTGAACGAGGAGACCCGGGTCCGGCAGCGCTACGTGGATCTCATGGTCCGCGAGGAAGCCCGCGACATGGTCTACAAGCGCGCGGCGATCATCCGCGGCGTCCGGGACACCCTGCACAACCACGGTTACGTGGAAGTGGAAACTCCCATGCTGCAGCTGATCCACGGCGGAGCGGCGGCACGTCCGTTTGAAACGCACCTTAACGCCTTTGACCAGAAAATGACCCTGCGGATCGCCACCGAGCTGTACCTAAAGCGGGCGGTTGTCGGCGGCATTGAACGGGTCTTTGAGCTGGGCCGCATTTTCCGCAATGAGGGTGTGGACTCCACCCACAGCCCTGAATTCACCACGCTGGAATGCTATGAGGCGTACGCGGACCAGTACGTGATGGCGGACCGCATCAAGGAAATCATCCTGCACTGCGCCGACCTGGTGGGCAGCCGCCAGATCGAAACGGAGGCCGGAACCATTGATTTGGACGGCGAATGGAAGTGGCTGTCCGTTTACCCCGGCCTTTCCGAAGCCGTCGGTGAGGAAATCACCCCCGATACCAGCGCCGAGACCCTGCGCGGAATTGCCGAAAAGCATGACGTCAAGGTGGACCCGAAATGGGACGCCGAAAAGCTGGTGGTCGAGCTGTTCGGTGAAATTGTCGAACCCACCTTGATCCAGCCGACCTTCGTGTATGACTATCCGCCGTCGGCCCAGCCGCTGGCCCGCCCCAACCGCAATGACCCCCGCCTCATTGAGGCCTGGGACCTCATCATCGGGGGCATGGAGCGCGGCACCGCCTTCTCGGAGCTCATCGACCCCGTCATTCAGCGCGAGCGTCTCACCGCGCAGTCCCTCAAGGCTGCCGGAGGCGACGATGAAGCGATGGCCCTTGACGAGGACTTCCTCCGTGCCCTTGAATACGGTGCACCGCCCATGGGCGGCATCGGTCTGGGAATTGACCGTCTCGTGATGCTTTTCACGAACACAGGTATCCGGGAAACAATTTTGTTCCCCCTGCTAAAGCCGGAAATGGGTTAG
- the folP gene encoding dihydropteroate synthase, with translation MDSLAAAPGTGPATSPLRLLSPARAPRRFEDLPSDRTLVMGILNVTPDSFSDGGRFADTGAAVDAGLKMHYDGADLIDVGGESTRPDSVRISPEEEQARILPVVRALVKAGVLVSVDTMNVSTAEEAIAAGAVLINDVSGVEVDPAMPELVARTGVHYVLMHSRGAVRSSDPHAAYGSVVDEVLSELTRIRNAFYAAGVAPEQIIIDPGLGFSKNGSSNWELLRATERLNALGHRVLIGASRKRFLGSLLARSGQAAPPLERDDATVAVTALAAFSNAWCVRVHNVGPSVDAVKTTAAWKG, from the coding sequence ATGGATTCACTCGCCGCCGCACCCGGCACCGGTCCGGCCACGTCTCCGCTGCGGCTGCTGAGCCCGGCCCGGGCGCCGCGCCGGTTCGAGGACCTGCCGTCCGACCGCACCCTGGTGATGGGAATCCTGAATGTCACCCCGGATTCCTTCAGCGACGGAGGACGCTTCGCTGACACCGGGGCAGCCGTCGATGCCGGCCTAAAGATGCACTACGACGGCGCCGACCTCATCGATGTGGGCGGCGAGTCCACCCGGCCCGACTCCGTCCGCATCAGCCCCGAAGAGGAACAGGCCCGGATCCTGCCCGTGGTCCGTGCCCTGGTGAAAGCCGGCGTCCTGGTCAGCGTGGACACCATGAACGTGTCAACGGCGGAAGAAGCCATCGCCGCCGGCGCCGTGCTGATCAACGATGTGTCCGGCGTGGAAGTGGACCCGGCCATGCCGGAGCTGGTGGCCCGCACCGGCGTCCACTACGTGCTGATGCACAGCCGCGGGGCGGTCCGCAGCAGCGATCCGCACGCCGCGTACGGTTCAGTGGTGGACGAGGTTCTTTCCGAACTCACCCGGATCCGGAACGCGTTCTACGCCGCCGGCGTCGCGCCAGAGCAGATCATCATCGATCCCGGACTGGGGTTTTCCAAGAACGGCTCCTCCAACTGGGAGCTGCTGCGGGCCACCGAACGCCTGAATGCCCTGGGTCACCGGGTGCTGATTGGCGCATCCCGGAAACGTTTCCTGGGGTCCCTGCTGGCCCGGTCCGGACAGGCGGCCCCGCCCCTGGAACGCGACGACGCCACAGTGGCCGTAACGGCGCTGGCCGCCTTCTCCAACGCCTGGTGCGTGCGCGTGCACAACGTCGGCCCCAGCGTTGACGCCGTCAAGACCACCGCCGCCTGGAAGGGCTGA
- the folB gene encoding dihydroneopterin aldolase, translating to MDTKITSNANTASRAVRDTITLTGITAQGFHGVFEEERRNGQPFVVDLVLHADLQPAGISDDLTKTAHYGILAEQVTAIITGDPLNLIEALAERIAEAVLSSFETVDAVEVTVHKPQAPITVPFGDVAVTIRRSRA from the coding sequence TTGGACACCAAGATCACCAGCAACGCCAACACCGCCTCCCGCGCCGTGCGGGACACCATCACCCTTACCGGCATCACCGCGCAGGGCTTCCACGGCGTGTTCGAGGAGGAACGCCGCAACGGCCAGCCCTTTGTCGTGGACCTGGTGCTGCACGCTGACCTGCAGCCCGCCGGAATCAGCGATGACCTGACCAAGACGGCGCACTACGGCATCCTCGCCGAACAGGTGACGGCCATCATCACCGGCGATCCGCTGAACCTGATCGAAGCACTGGCCGAGCGGATCGCCGAAGCCGTCCTCAGCAGTTTTGAGACGGTGGACGCCGTGGAGGTCACCGTGCACAAACCGCAGGCACCCATTACGGTTCCCTTCGGCGACGTGGCAGTGACGATCCGCCGGAGCCGGGCATGA
- the ftsH gene encoding ATP-dependent zinc metalloprotease FtsH, translated as MKSKNFLKGPFIWIILALALLVLILPTLSPSGATQVDTSVGLQLLKDQKVEQAKIYDGEQRVDLTLEEPYKDSSGKESENVQFFFGTARGEDIVTAVNESGAEGFTDQPVQTNWFTSFLGLFLPFIILGVIFWFLLSRMQGGGSQVMKFGKSKAKLTNKDMPQVTFADVAGADEAVEELHEIKEFLQDPAKFQAVGAKIPKGVLLYGPPGTGKTLLARAVAGEAGVPFYSISGSDFVEMFVGVGASRVRDLFEQAKTNSPAIIFVDEIDAVGRHRGAGVGGGNDEREQTLNQLLVEMDGFDGNTNVILIAATNRPDVLDPALLRPGRFDRQIGVEAPDMQGRLHILQVHAKGKPMAEGVDLETVARKTPGFTGADLANVLNEAALLTARSNAQLIDDRALDEAIDRVIAGPQKRSRVMKELERKITAYHEGGHALVAAALRNTDPVTKVTILPRGRALGYTMVLPQDDKYSVTRNELLDQLAYAMGGRVAEEIVFHDPSTGASNDIEKATATARKMVTQYGMSERIGSVKLGSGGGEPFLGRDMGQERNYSDQVAYVVDEEIRRLLDNAHDEAYQILTENRDVLDRLALELLERETLNQAEIAEVFHDVRKRDVREVWLSKPTRQVHSLPPVVSAKERREAAANGQPDPDSVSPQDQIADADLPQGFDVSSNGLPQPEGSGSGHPGNQGGAGGTAGRTDGTGTPEQNNS; from the coding sequence ATGAAATCTAAGAACTTCCTCAAGGGCCCGTTTATTTGGATAATCCTGGCGCTGGCCCTTCTTGTGCTCATTCTTCCCACCCTTTCCCCCAGCGGGGCAACACAGGTGGACACGAGCGTGGGCCTTCAGCTGCTCAAGGACCAGAAGGTGGAGCAGGCCAAAATTTACGACGGCGAGCAGCGCGTGGACCTCACGCTCGAGGAGCCGTACAAGGACAGCAGCGGCAAGGAAAGCGAGAACGTCCAGTTCTTCTTCGGCACTGCCCGCGGTGAGGACATTGTTACCGCGGTGAATGAGTCCGGCGCCGAAGGCTTTACCGACCAGCCGGTGCAGACCAACTGGTTCACCAGCTTCTTGGGCCTGTTCCTGCCGTTCATCATTCTCGGCGTCATCTTCTGGTTCCTCCTCTCCCGCATGCAGGGCGGCGGGTCGCAGGTGATGAAGTTCGGAAAGTCCAAGGCAAAGCTGACCAACAAGGACATGCCGCAGGTAACCTTCGCCGACGTCGCCGGCGCTGACGAGGCAGTGGAGGAACTGCACGAAATCAAGGAGTTCCTGCAGGATCCGGCGAAGTTCCAGGCCGTGGGCGCCAAGATCCCCAAGGGCGTGCTGCTGTACGGCCCTCCCGGCACCGGTAAGACCCTGCTGGCCCGCGCTGTGGCCGGCGAGGCCGGAGTGCCCTTCTACTCCATCTCCGGCTCGGACTTCGTCGAGATGTTCGTCGGCGTTGGCGCGTCCCGCGTCCGCGACCTGTTTGAGCAGGCCAAGACCAACTCCCCGGCCATTATCTTCGTGGACGAGATTGACGCCGTCGGCCGTCACCGCGGTGCCGGCGTGGGCGGCGGAAATGACGAGCGCGAGCAGACCCTGAACCAGCTGCTGGTGGAAATGGACGGCTTTGACGGCAATACCAACGTCATCCTGATTGCCGCGACCAACCGTCCCGACGTGCTGGACCCCGCCCTGCTGCGCCCGGGCCGCTTCGACCGCCAGATCGGGGTTGAGGCCCCTGACATGCAGGGACGCCTGCACATCCTGCAGGTGCACGCCAAGGGTAAGCCGATGGCCGAGGGCGTCGACCTGGAAACCGTGGCACGCAAGACCCCCGGTTTCACCGGTGCAGACCTCGCCAACGTGCTCAACGAAGCTGCGCTGCTCACCGCGCGCTCCAACGCCCAGCTCATCGATGACCGGGCACTGGACGAAGCCATCGACCGCGTCATCGCCGGCCCGCAGAAGCGCAGCCGCGTGATGAAGGAACTTGAGCGCAAGATCACCGCCTACCACGAGGGCGGCCACGCCCTGGTGGCAGCGGCGCTGCGCAACACCGACCCCGTCACCAAGGTGACCATCCTGCCCCGCGGCCGCGCCCTGGGTTACACGATGGTGCTGCCGCAGGATGACAAGTACTCGGTCACGCGCAACGAACTGCTGGACCAGCTCGCCTACGCCATGGGCGGACGGGTGGCTGAAGAAATCGTGTTCCACGATCCGTCCACCGGCGCGTCCAACGACATCGAGAAGGCCACCGCCACGGCCCGCAAGATGGTCACTCAGTACGGCATGAGCGAGCGGATCGGTTCCGTGAAGCTCGGCAGCGGCGGCGGTGAACCCTTCCTGGGCCGCGACATGGGCCAGGAACGGAACTACTCCGACCAGGTGGCCTACGTTGTCGATGAGGAAATCCGGCGCCTGCTGGATAACGCCCACGACGAGGCCTACCAGATCCTGACCGAAAACCGGGATGTCCTGGATCGGCTGGCACTGGAACTGCTCGAACGCGAGACGCTGAACCAGGCCGAGATCGCCGAGGTCTTCCACGACGTGCGCAAGCGCGACGTCCGCGAAGTCTGGCTGTCAAAGCCCACCCGACAGGTCCACAGCCTGCCGCCGGTGGTCTCCGCCAAGGAGCGCCGCGAAGCAGCAGCCAACGGGCAGCCGGATCCGGATTCCGTCTCCCCGCAGGACCAGATTGCGGATGCCGACCTGCCCCAGGGCTTCGATGTGTCCAGCAACGGTCTCCCGCAGCCCGAGGGCAGCGGGTCCGGGCATCCCGGCAACCAGGGTGGCGCCGGCGGAACGGCCGGACGCACCGACGGCACCGGCACCCCGGAGCAGAACAACAGCTAG
- a CDS encoding PH domain-containing protein, translated as MSVPQDGEWSRVHPVSPLVRGWIALAAIAFVIGRNWFEEVAGFRGNSAGPGEPLDGTALLIGAGILAVVLVILAGMFFLSWWFTRYQVTDEHVRVHSGVVFRKQRQARLDRVQAIDIVQPLLARLFGLAELRFEVADAGESAVQLAYLKLDDAHRLRALLLDRASGAGTGTGMETGSGITGAKSGGTESDGMPGSGAAAGGNAHSGAGGAPGETPEQPVLELRPGRVIASTLLSGTTLFLLIGVIAVLIVTAATGEAISLAILLPILFGTVGGYWTEFSTSFNFRAAVSRDGIRLRYGLLDTRTQTVPPGRIQAVSVTQSPLWRLTGWYRVSVNVAGYGAGTNSDTQARTKLLPAGTLTEVFAVLALVLPQPGTDRPVDLFTAGITGRDSVDGFTTTPRRARWIAPLAWRRNGFALTDTALLIRSGALWRVLSVVPHERTQSMALQQGPLRRRFGTSDLILHSTPGPVRPHVRKIDDDDARRLFREQAARARDARRRDRTIRWNSPAGTGPTSPSTAAGTVGSPAGHDAPLSPDPVSKEYPHEQL; from the coding sequence GTGAGCGTTCCGCAGGACGGGGAGTGGTCCCGTGTCCATCCGGTGTCACCGCTGGTCCGCGGCTGGATCGCGCTGGCCGCGATCGCCTTTGTTATTGGCCGGAACTGGTTCGAAGAGGTCGCCGGCTTCCGCGGGAACAGCGCCGGACCCGGCGAACCGCTCGACGGAACAGCGCTGCTGATCGGTGCCGGAATCCTCGCCGTGGTCCTGGTGATCCTTGCCGGCATGTTTTTCCTGTCCTGGTGGTTTACCCGTTATCAGGTCACCGACGAGCACGTCCGTGTCCATTCCGGCGTGGTGTTCCGCAAACAGCGGCAGGCACGCCTGGACCGGGTGCAGGCCATCGACATTGTCCAGCCCCTCCTGGCACGGCTGTTCGGGCTGGCTGAACTGCGTTTCGAGGTTGCCGACGCGGGAGAATCAGCGGTCCAGCTTGCCTATCTGAAGCTCGATGATGCTCACCGCCTTCGTGCCCTGCTCCTGGACCGTGCTTCCGGTGCAGGCACGGGAACCGGGATGGAAACCGGTTCCGGAATTACGGGAGCAAAGTCCGGCGGCACAGAATCCGACGGTATGCCGGGGTCCGGGGCCGCTGCCGGCGGCAACGCGCACTCCGGAGCCGGCGGCGCCCCGGGGGAAACCCCGGAGCAGCCCGTCCTGGAGCTGCGCCCGGGCCGGGTCATCGCCTCCACCCTGCTCTCCGGCACCACCTTGTTCCTGCTCATCGGCGTCATTGCTGTCCTCATTGTCACCGCCGCCACAGGCGAAGCAATCAGCCTGGCCATCCTGCTGCCCATCCTGTTTGGCACCGTCGGAGGGTACTGGACCGAGTTCTCCACCTCCTTCAACTTCCGCGCCGCGGTGTCCCGGGACGGTATCCGGCTGCGCTACGGGCTGCTGGACACCCGCACGCAGACAGTGCCTCCGGGCCGGATCCAGGCTGTGTCCGTGACGCAGTCACCCCTGTGGCGGCTGACCGGCTGGTACCGGGTGTCGGTCAACGTGGCCGGTTACGGCGCCGGCACCAACTCCGACACCCAGGCCCGCACCAAGCTGCTGCCTGCCGGCACGCTCACCGAAGTGTTTGCCGTCCTTGCCCTGGTTCTCCCGCAGCCGGGAACCGACCGTCCGGTGGACCTCTTCACTGCCGGAATCACGGGACGGGACAGCGTTGACGGTTTCACGACGACGCCGCGCCGCGCCCGCTGGATAGCGCCGCTGGCGTGGCGCCGCAACGGTTTTGCCCTGACTGACACGGCATTGCTGATCCGCAGCGGCGCGCTTTGGCGGGTCCTGTCAGTGGTCCCGCACGAACGGACCCAGTCCATGGCCCTGCAGCAGGGTCCGCTGCGCCGGCGCTTTGGCACCAGTGACCTGATCCTGCATTCCACTCCCGGTCCCGTCCGGCCGCATGTGCGGAAAATCGACGACGACGACGCGCGCCGGCTGTTCCGGGAGCAGGCCGCCAGGGCACGCGATGCCCGGCGCCGGGACCGCACCATCCGGTGGAACAGCCCCGCCGGCACCGGACCAACTTCGCCGTCAACCGCGGCCGGCACCGTCGGTTCACCCGCGGGGCATGATGCACCGCTTTCCCCTGACCCGGTTTCCAAGGAGTACCCCCATGAACAGCTCTGA
- the folK gene encoding 2-amino-4-hydroxy-6-hydroxymethyldihydropteridine diphosphokinase → MNAGAVTAVLALGSNLGESRDTLSDAVAQLADHPGVRLQAVSPVVRTRPVGGPDQPDYLNLVVSVETDLAPHELLAHCQAVENAHHRVREVRWGPRTLDVDIITYGDLVLDDETLTLPHPRAATRAFVLQPWAWMDPDAVLSGTPVAELAASAEDLPGLEIFEGD, encoded by the coding sequence ATGAACGCCGGCGCCGTCACCGCAGTCCTGGCCCTGGGCAGCAACCTCGGCGAGAGCCGCGACACGCTGTCCGACGCCGTCGCGCAGCTGGCTGATCATCCCGGCGTCCGCCTGCAGGCAGTTTCCCCGGTGGTGCGCACCCGCCCGGTGGGCGGACCGGACCAGCCCGACTACCTCAACCTGGTGGTGTCCGTGGAGACGGACCTGGCACCGCACGAACTTCTGGCGCACTGCCAGGCAGTTGAGAACGCGCACCACCGCGTGCGCGAAGTCCGCTGGGGGCCGCGGACACTCGACGTCGACATCATCACCTACGGCGATCTTGTGCTCGACGACGAAACCCTGACCCTTCCCCATCCGCGCGCCGCCACCCGTGCCTTCGTGCTCCAGCCCTGGGCCTGGATGGATCCGGACGCCGTGCTTTCGGGAACCCCCGTTGCCGAACTCGCTGCCTCGGCCGAAGACCTTCCCGGCCTGGAAATCTTCGAAGGGGACTGA
- the folE gene encoding GTP cyclohydrolase I FolE produces MTDFDDELTEENLSGPLAPVDQPRIEKAVREILLAIGEDPDREGLQDTPKRVAKSYAEIFAGLHQDPADLLATTFAIEHEEMVLVKDISFFSTCEHHLVPFHGTAHIGYIPSQDGKVTGLSKLARLVEVYARRPQVQERLTTQIVEALMANLSPRGAIVVIECEHLCMSMRGVRKPGAKTVTSAVRGQLRETATRAEAMSLILGR; encoded by the coding sequence GTGACGGATTTCGACGATGAACTGACTGAGGAGAATCTCTCCGGTCCCCTGGCTCCCGTGGACCAGCCCCGAATCGAGAAGGCGGTCCGCGAGATCCTGCTGGCCATCGGCGAGGACCCCGACCGCGAAGGGCTGCAGGACACGCCCAAACGCGTGGCGAAGTCGTATGCGGAGATCTTCGCCGGCCTGCACCAGGACCCGGCGGACCTGCTCGCCACCACTTTTGCGATTGAGCATGAAGAGATGGTCCTGGTGAAGGACATTTCGTTCTTCTCCACCTGCGAACATCATCTGGTGCCCTTCCACGGCACCGCGCACATTGGCTACATACCGTCCCAGGACGGCAAGGTTACCGGGCTGAGCAAGCTGGCCCGGCTGGTGGAGGTCTATGCCCGCCGCCCCCAGGTCCAGGAGCGCCTGACCACCCAGATCGTGGAGGCCCTGATGGCCAACCTCAGCCCGCGCGGCGCCATAGTCGTCATCGAGTGCGAGCACCTGTGCATGTCAATGCGCGGGGTACGCAAGCCTGGAGCCAAGACCGTCACCTCGGCGGTGCGCGGCCAGCTGCGCGAAACCGCCACCCGTGCCGAGGCCATGAGCCTCATTCTCGGACGTTAG
- the panC gene encoding pantoate--beta-alanine ligase, which produces MSAPRLLHTAAELKAAIAETLAAKAAARSAGGDGAGDRKPDGPLSLGLVPTMGALHTGHRAMMDAARAENDVVVATVFVNPLQFNDPEDLRRYPRTLEADLELLGDAGVDLVFAPEESEVYPGGPPLVRVSSGELGNRYEGASRPGHFDGVLTVVAKLLHYAAPTASPAVSPVRYRAYFGQKDAQQLALIRRMAADLGFDAEIKAVPVVRSADGLAESSRNVFLDPAHRRAAAVLSRALFALRDSVSAGSPPDLAGAVALVEAEPLVELDYFDIVDPQTLQPLGSADRPLEKPALALLAAQVGPVRLIDNLPLEIPRTG; this is translated from the coding sequence ATGAGCGCGCCGCGGCTGCTGCACACGGCAGCGGAACTGAAGGCTGCCATCGCTGAAACGCTCGCGGCCAAAGCTGCCGCGAGGAGTGCCGGTGGCGACGGCGCCGGGGACAGGAAGCCGGACGGCCCGCTCAGTCTTGGGCTGGTTCCCACCATGGGTGCCCTGCATACGGGGCATCGCGCGATGATGGACGCCGCCCGGGCGGAGAACGACGTCGTTGTTGCCACGGTGTTCGTCAATCCCCTGCAGTTCAACGATCCGGAAGACCTGCGGCGTTATCCGCGCACCCTTGAAGCGGATCTTGAACTGCTCGGCGACGCCGGGGTGGACCTCGTATTCGCGCCCGAAGAGTCGGAAGTGTACCCAGGGGGACCGCCGCTGGTTCGGGTGAGCTCCGGGGAGCTGGGAAACCGTTACGAGGGAGCCTCGCGGCCAGGGCATTTCGACGGTGTGCTGACCGTGGTGGCCAAGCTCCTGCACTATGCCGCTCCCACCGCTTCCCCGGCCGTGTCCCCCGTCCGCTACCGTGCGTACTTTGGGCAGAAGGATGCCCAGCAGCTGGCGCTGATCCGGCGGATGGCTGCGGACCTTGGGTTCGACGCGGAAATCAAAGCCGTTCCCGTGGTCCGGTCAGCGGACGGACTGGCCGAATCCAGCCGCAATGTTTTCCTGGACCCGGCCCACCGCCGAGCCGCAGCGGTGCTTTCCCGCGCCCTGTTTGCCCTGCGGGACTCCGTTTCCGCCGGCTCGCCCCCGGACCTGGCCGGCGCCGTCGCCCTCGTGGAAGCGGAACCGCTGGTGGAACTGGACTACTTCGACATCGTGGATCCGCAGACGCTGCAGCCGCTGGGGTCCGCCGACCGTCCGCTGGAAAAACCCGCGCTGGCACTTCTGGCGGCGCAGGTGGGCCCCGTGCGCCTGATCGACAACCTGCCGCTGGAGATTCCAAGGACCGGTTAA